In Leishmania mexicana MHOM/GT/2001/U1103 complete genome, chromosome 24, a genomic segment contains:
- a CDS encoding hypothetical predicted transmembrane protein — protein sequence MEENATVPYVLGIGTLPTSTVQLVAYVAALVMAGMIEYVLQVLPRCYRFAAARAKEVRNTAEDIWHPPRSIRKTMWCLTTLMRRWEVFTVPGITFVLLYLCTVRSLIHLYKFHENPDNIQLWTYQETHFDLTSMGPSLVSPVHDPRSLSPYGPRSDRTLAHFCGRPTASSYDGYAGAPHAAYIHHDVEHDRYVVRTFGRGGMRVDERRRSGVGRSTYEAFCAAPLSVQRGTPLAPSPWLAGEANWQLGDAAPRHAVNGAFSFTVRPLAVPHAAAAATAAAATGTTDRSSGTADADFTKADQGLRTHYRRYTRDELLQRHAHLDFIYSYVNGSDITRSYTKPFAKTWECWNMIASVQLLWGEMQRAADTDTNAPHIAEDAFSRYIAELLFVSASSPCAMSELLADVGAGKDAMKRVEASLWWAATHPSGPRHAEGAPLPPPEMTLTNMELLRALGADLESVKPDDIDADCDELRHGMRGLLEHTRSWHRGRMAVVAPYGNVPLWLNHSKNFFMRSLYAAATATAARSEASGGSADGGGSRVLGTAEARFVKEAHTGTLHYTRIHIVDQRALMPPAPLTTVNSYVVEPFVYRLRNASSVFVYMNDDYLIMKDVDITDFVNEFGGPLLRIRKSDSMEYFESNLDYFRRGLVFNTMLMHRDLDKTPADLEELVQPAAAATALTSEDGEAAVVQRGIVRASWAAFTAAVDARSSARTSGGGARATSTACASNSSAAVCAWAECAWGAADGALARGTCAMPRVSTQGEPAWAADAAGTFALVSAPSTRPGSKEWAWAGQAQMPALVHWGRRVLDRVTADLIAPRYYLKTSTIVLSDDDIERFPPQAALSSVAEHLHLLIEVLAHVRRDDEDVADTKSSSMQYLRKFTHAIANHEFPTHRTFKTQPRLRKYRMRLDSHAPYPQCRNMWGYIHKRYAPDLNLNMFMERKRTTMDLLPPSTHTAHMLRHPWAASSQYLPYLMAKQAWRMQRGAGLSPLGNDTPVFPVVDVALDNEDGCAPATYITEAEESARYHEFRDDRAWNRRAMDKIRSYRGVKPFTNINSKFSSNAVGETLRNFLEELFPTPMLLEQHWHVVKGKKRIETLRVSRRIDEESGARDLQFAHVDVNFKRLMHLPLILVSNDEEGFCPLLRSLRHALPDFRGRRVVQVLVPPADGMSLGAARADRRHAYRDFLPVARCSLSADRLRRVTLPADSSVADVVAAGLRLARDGVAVGRWEAPALVELRGRRAVQALVIDARTLHTGARGFTELPFALAVPAELLAHEDFAEHLLDAAAQSLVRPPTAAEATMVAAVVPMEEAGRRKEAAAPEDFAASVLVLSEADAEVRHTHWAHGASEHDLLSGMPLPYDKMEDVEEMVQWGF from the coding sequence ATGGAGGAGAATGCCACTGTACCCTACGTGCTGGGCATCGGCACGCTGCCGACAAGCACGGTGCAACTTGTGGCGTACGTTGCAGCCTTGGTGATGGCCGGAATGATCGAGTATGTCCTGCAAGTTCTACCAAGGTGCTACCGTTTCGCAGCCGCCCGTGCCAAGGAGGTTCGCAACACAGCAGAGGACATATGGCACCCACCCCGCAGCATCCGTAAGACCATGTGGTGCCTCACCACCCTCATGCGCCGGTGGGAGGTGTTCACGGTGCCTGGCATCACCTTCGTTCTGTTATACCTCTGTACCGTCAGGAGCCTCATTCACCTGTACAAATTTCACGAAAATCCAGACAATATCCAACTCTGGACGTACCAGGAGACGCATTTTGACCTCACGTCAATGGGCCCCTCGCTCGTCTCCCCTGTGCACGACCCGCGCTCCTTGAGCCCGTACGGGCCGCGGTCGGACCGTACGCTGGCGCACTTCTGCGGCCGGCCCACGGCCAGCAGCTACGACGGCTACGCcggcgcgccgcacgcgGCGTACATCCACCATGACGTGGAGCACGACCGCTACGTGGTGCGCACCttcggccgcggcggcatgCGCGTGGAcgagcgccggcgcagcggcgtgggCCGCAGCACCTACGAGGCCTTCTGTGCCGCGCCGCTGagcgtgcagcgcggcacgccgctggcgccgtcgccgtggctCGCCGGCGAGGCCAACTGGCagctcggcgacgccgcgccgcggcaCGCCGTCAACGGCGCATTCAGCTTCACTGTGCGGCCTCTCGCCgtgcctcacgcagctgccgccgccactgccgcagcggccaccgGTACCACTGaccgcagcagtggcaccgccgacgcggaCTTCACCAAGGCGGACCAGGGGCTGCGCACGCACTACCGCCGCTACACGcgcgacgagctgctgcagcgccacgcacacctcGACTTCATCTACTCCTACGTCAACGGCAGCGACATCACGCGCAGCTACACGAAGCCGTTTGCGAAGACGTGGGAGTGCTGGAACATGATCGCgtcggtgcagctgctgtggggCGAGATGCAGCGCGCGGCCGACACGGATACCAACGCGCCGCACATCGCCGAGGACGCCTTCAGCCGCTACATCGCCGAGCTGCTGTTCGTGTCGGCGTCGAGCCCGTGCGCCATgtcggagctgctggcggacgTGGGCGCCGGCAAGGACGCGATGAAGCGCGTGGAGGCGTCGCTGTGGTGGGCCGCCACGCACCCGAGCGGACCCCGCCACGCCgagggcgcaccgctgccgccgccggagatGACGCTGACGAAcatggagctgctgcgcgcgctggGTGCGGACCTGGAGAGCGTGAAGCCGGACGACATCGACGCAGACTGCgacgagctgcgccacggcatGCGCGGGCTGCtggagcacacgcgcagctggcACCGCGGCCGCATGGCCGTCGTGGCGCCGTACGGCAACGTGCCGCTGTGGCTGAACCACAGCAAGAACTTCTTCATGCGCTCCCTctacgccgctgccacggcgacCGCGGCGCGCTCTGAGGCGTCGGGTGGTTCcgctgatggcggcggtTCGAGGGTGCTCGGGACGGCCGAGGCGCGTTtcgtgaaggaggcgcacacCGGCACGCTGCACTACACGCGCATCCACATTGTGGACCAGCGCGCGCTGATGCCGCCCGCGCCGCTGACGACTGTCAACAGCTACGTCGTCGAGCCCTTCGTGTACCGGCTGCGCAATGCGTCCTCCGTCTTCGTCTACATGAACGACGACTACCTCATCATGAAGGACGTCGACATCACAGACTTCGTGAACGAGTTTGGTggaccgctgctgcgtatCCGAAAGTCAGACTCGATGGAGTACTTCGAGTCAAATCTCGACTACTTCCGCCGAGGTCTGGTGTTCAACACGATGCTCATGCACCGCGACCTGGACAAGACACCCGCAGATCTGGAGGAGCTTGTGCagccggctgctgctgccactgccctGACGTCAGAGGATGGCGAGGCtgccgtggtgcagcgcggcatcgtgcgcgcgtcgtgggccgccttcaccgctgccgtggacgcgcgcagcagcgcgaggacgtcgggaggcggcgcgagggcgacgagcacggcgtgcgcgagcaacagcagcgccgctgtgtgcgcgtgggcggAGTGCGCGTGGGGTGCCGCTGACGGAGCGCTGGCGCGCGGCACGTGTGCGATGCCGCGCGTATCGACGCAGGGCGAGCCGGCGTGGGCCGCGGACGCAGCGGGCACCTTTGCGCTGGTGTCTGCGCCGTCTACGAGGCCCGGCAGCAAGGAGTGGGCGTGGGCAGGCcaggcgcagatgccggcgCTCGTGCACTGGGGCCGCCGCGTGCTGGACCGCGTGACGGCAGACCTCATCGCCCCGCGCTACTACCTCAAAACATCCACCATCGTCTTGTCAGACGACGACATCGAGCGGTTTCCGCCGCAAGCGGCCTTGTCGAGTGTAGCAGAGCACCTGCACTTGCTTATCGAGGTCTTGGCGCATGTCCGAcgagacgacgaggatgtcGCCGATACGAAGAGCTCATCAATGCAATACCTTCGCAAGTTCACGCATGCCATCGCCAATCACGAGTTCCCGACGCACCGCACGTTCAAGACGCAGCCGCGTCTGCGCAAGTACCGCATGCGACTCGATAGCCACGCGCCCTACCCACAGTGCCGCAACATGTGGGGCTACATCCACAAGCGCTACGCACCCGACCTCAACCTGAACATGTTCATGGAGCGTAAGCGCACCACGATGgacctgctgccgccatcgaCGCACACGGCGCACATGCTGCGGCATCCGTGGGCCGCGTCGAGCCAGTACCTGCCGTACCTGATGGCGAAGCAGGCGTGGCGCATGCAGCGCGGTGCCGGACTGTCGCCACTGGGCAACGACACACCGGTGTTCCCGGTGGTGGACGTGGCGCTGGACAACGAGGACGGCTGCGCGCCAGCCACTTACATtacggaggcagaggaatCGGCGAGGTACCACGAGTTCCGCGACGACCGGGCTTGGAATCGGAGGGCAATGGACAAAATTCGTAGCTACCGGGGAGTCAAGCCGTTCACGAACATCAACTCAAAGTTCTCGAGCAACGCGGTCGGCGAAACGCTCCGCAACTTCCTGGAGGAGCTCTTCCCGACCCCcatgctgctggagcagcacTGGCACGTAGTGAAGGGGAAGAAACGGATAGAAACACTGCGGGTATCGCGGCGCATCGATGAGGAGAGCGGTGCGCGTGACCTGCAATTTGCGCATGTGGACGTCAACTTCAAGCGGCTGATGCACCTGCCGCTGATCCTTGTGAgcaacgacgaggagggcttctgcccgctgctgcgcagcttgCGGCACGCACTGCCGGACTTCCGCGGGAGGCGCgtggtgcaggtgctggtgccgccggcggaCGGGATGTCGCtgggtgcggcgcgcgcggaccGGCGACACGCCTACCGCGACTTCCTGCcggtggcgcgctgcagcctGTCGGCGGACCGGCTTCGCCgcgtgacgctgccggcggacagcagcgtggcggatgtggtggcggcggggctgcggctggcgcgcgatggcgtggcggtggggcggtgggaggcgccggcgctggtggagctgcgcgggcggcgcgcggtgcaggcgctggtgatcgacgcgcgcacgctgcacaCCGGTGCACGCGGCTTCACGGAGCTGCCGTTCGCGCTGGCCGTGCCGgccgagctgctggcgcacgaAGACTTTGCGGAGCACCTGCTggatgccgccgcgcagtCGCTGGTGCGGCCACCCACGGCAGCCGAGGCGACCATggtcgccgcggtggtgcctATGGAGGAAGCCGGCCGGCGTAAAGAGGCCGCCGCTCCTGAGGACTTCGCGGCGagcgtgctggtgctgtcggaggcggatgcggaGGTGCGTCACACGCACTGGGCCCACGGCGCCTCCGAGCACGACCTGCTGAGCgggatgccgctgccgtaTGACAAGATGGAGGAtgtggaggagatggtgcAGTGGGGCTTCtga